From the Mangifera indica cultivar Alphonso chromosome 10, CATAS_Mindica_2.1, whole genome shotgun sequence genome, one window contains:
- the LOC123227745 gene encoding phosphatidylinositol transfer protein 3-like, protein MNLRNKKIEMEVKDSKNERGKEQVEEEFYEEQSNEIERRKVGIMRAHVEREDPSAKEVDDLMIRRFLRARDLDIEKASTLFLKCLSWKRAFVPNGFISESEVTTQLSHKKLCMQGHDKNGRPIVVGFGGRHKPDEGSIEEFKRFVVYCLERICAKMPKGQEKFVAIGDLDGWGYACSDIRGYLACLSILQDCYPERLGKLYIVHAPYIFMTVWKVVYPFIDKNTKKKIVFVEKKKMKSTLLEDIDESQLPDIYGGKLPLVYIQDC, encoded by the exons ATGAACTTgcgaaataaaaaaatagaaatggaAGTCAAAGACTCTAAAAATGAAAGGGGAAAAGAGCAAGTGGAAGAAGAGTTTTACGAAGAGCAAAGCAATGAAATTGAGAGGAGAAAAGTTGGAATCATGAGAGCTCATGTTGAAAGAGAAGATCCCTCTGCTAAG GAAGTTGATGATTTGATGATTCGGAGATTTCTGCGAGCTCGTGATTTGGATATTGAGAAGGCTTCTACCTTGTTTTTGAAGTGCCTGAGCTGGAAGCGGGCGTTTGTTCCCAATGGCTTTATATCGGAATCTGAGGTTACAACTCAACTCTCCCATAAAAAGTTATGTATGCAAGGTCATGATAAGAATGGACGCCCTATAGTCGTAGGCTTTGGTGGAAGACACAAACCTGATGAAGGGAGTATAGAGGAATTCAAGC GTTTTGTTGTCTACTGTCTGGAAAGAATATGTGCCAA AATGCCAAAGGGGCAGGAAAAGTTTGTGGCCATTGGGGATCTTGATGGATGGGGATATGCCTGCAGTGACATTAGGGGATACTTGGCTTGCTTATCAATCTTGCAG GATTGCTATCCAGAGAGACTAGGCAAATTATATATAGTACACGCGCCTTACATATTCATGACTGTGTGGAAGGTTGTTTACCCATTTATCGACAAAAACACCAAAAAGAAG ATAGTATttgttgagaagaaaaaaatgaagtcCACTCTGCTTGAAGACATTGATGAGAGCCAGCTTCCTGATATATATGGGGGCAAACTGCCATTAGTCTATATACAAGACTGCTAA
- the LOC123227747 gene encoding cytochrome b-c1 complex subunit Rieske-1, mitochondrial, with translation MSASKDVLALASLEVDLSSIEPGTTVTVKWRGKPLFIRRRTKEDISLANSVDVASLRDPQEDSARVKNPKWLVVIGVCTHLGCIPLPNAGDFNGWFCPCHGSHYDISGRIRKGPAPYNLEVPTYSFLDENKLLIG, from the coding sequence ATGTCTGCAAGCAAAGATGTTCTTGCCCTTGCATCTCTTGAAGTTGACCTCTCCAGCATTGAGCCTGGGACAACAGTTACTGTCAAGTGGCGTGGGAAGCCGTTGTTCATTAGGCGTCGGACTAAAGAGGACATTAGCTTGGCTAACAGTGTTGATGTTGCCTCCCTTCGTGACCCACAAGAAGATTCTGCCAGGGTTAAGAATCCAAAATGGCTTGTCGTTATCGGGGTTTGCACCCACTTGGGTTGCATTCCTTTACCAAATGCTGGGGATTTTAATGGATGGTTTTGCCCCTGCCATGGTTCACACTATGACATCTCTGGCAGGATTCGCAAGGGACCAGCACCATATAATCTAGAGGTGCCCACATATAGTTTCTTGGATGAAAACAAGTTGCTTATTGGGTGA
- the LOC123227049 gene encoding cytochrome b-c1 complex subunit Rieske-4, mitochondrial-like, with translation MLRVAGRRLSSQPWKPPHATSAFLAGNTPLDIHAVDNADTSRSTHSPLPFAFTSRFPSLIRGFSSNALIPGHDVGIISDLPATVTAVKNPTSKITYDEYNHERYPPGDPNKRAFAYFVLTGGRFVYASLLRLLILKLVLSMSASKDVLALASLEVDLSSIEPGTTVTVKWRGKPVFIRRRTKEDISLANSVDVASLRDPQEDSARVKNPEWLVVIGVCTHLGCIPLPNAGDFNGWFCPCHGSHYDISGRIRKGPAPYNLEVPTYSFLDENKLLIG, from the exons ATGTTGAGAGTTGCAGGGAGGAGGCTCTCATCTCAGCCATGGAAGCCACCGCATGCAACCTCCGCCTTCCTTGCCGGAAACACTCCCCTTGATATTCATGCCGTCGATAATGCTGACACCTCCAGATCCACTCACTCGCCTCTTCCTTTTGCATTCACTTCTCGCTTTCCCAGTCTAATCAGAG GTTTCTCTTCTAATGCCCTCATTCCAGGACATGATGTGGGTATAATCTCAGACCTCCCAGCTACTGTGACAGCTGTGAAGAACCCAACTTCAAAAATTACCTATGATGAGTACAATCATGAGCGTTATCCACCTGGTGATCCCAACAAGCGCGCTTTTGCATATTTTGTCTTAACAGGTGGTAGGTTTGTATATGCCTCCTTACTTCGTCTCTTGATCCTCAAGTTGGTTCTAAGCATGTCTGCAAGCAAAGATGTTCTTGCCCTTGCTTCTCTTGAAGTTGACCTCTCCAGCATTGAGCCTGGGACAACAGTTACTGTCAAGTGGCGTGGGAAGCCAGTGTTCATTAGGCGTCGGACTAAAGAGGACATTAGCTTGGCTAACAGTGTTGATGTTGCCTCCCTTCGTGACCCACAGGAAGATTCTGCCAGGGTTAAGAATCCAGAATGGCTTGTTGTTATCGGGGTTTGCACCCACTTGGGATGCATTCCTTTACCAAATGCTGGGGATTTTAATGGATGGTTTTGCCCCTGCCATGGTTCACACTATGACATCTCTGGCAGGATTCGCAAGGGACCAGCGCCATATAATCTAGAGGTGCCCACATATAGTTTCTTGGACGAAAACAAGTTGCTTATTGGGTGA
- the LOC123227746 gene encoding phosphatidylinositol/phosphatidylcholine transfer protein SFH8-like isoform X2: MEVKDSKNEIERSKVGIMRALVEREDPSAKEVDDLMIRRFLRARDLDIEKASTLFLKCLSWKRAFVPNGFISESEVTTQLSHKKFCMQGHDKKGRPIVVGFGGRHKPDEGSIEEFKRFVVYCLERICAKGRKSLWPLGILMDGDMPAVTLGDTWLAYQSCRIAIQRD, encoded by the exons atgGAAGTCAAAGActctaaaaatgaaattgagagGAGCAAAGTTGGAATCATGAGAGCTCTTGTTGAAAGAGAAGATCCCTCTGCTAAG GAAGTTGATGATTTGATGATTCGGAGATTTCTGCGAGCTCGTGATTTGGATATTGAGAAGGCTTCTACCTTGTTTTTGAAGTGCCTGAGCTGGAAGCGGGCATTTGTTCCTAATGGCTTTATATCGGAATCTGAGGTTACAACTCAACTCTCCCATAAAAAGTTCTGTATGCAAGGTCATGATAAGAAGGGACGCCCTATAGTCGTAGGCTTTGGTGGCAGACACAAACCTGATGAAGGGAGTATAGAGGAATTCAAGC GTTTTGTTGTCTACTGTCTGGAAAGAATATGTGCCAA GGGCAGGAAAAGTTTGTGGCCATTGGGGATCTTGATGGATGGGGATATGCCTGCAGTGACATTAGGGGATACTTGGCTTGCTTATCAATCTTGCAG GATTGCTATCCAGAGAGACTAG
- the LOC123227746 gene encoding phosphatidylinositol transfer protein 3-like isoform X1 codes for MEVKDSKNEIERSKVGIMRALVEREDPSAKEVDDLMIRRFLRARDLDIEKASTLFLKCLSWKRAFVPNGFISESEVTTQLSHKKFCMQGHDKKGRPIVVGFGGRHKPDEGSIEEFKRFVVYCLERICAKMPQGQEKFVAIGDLDGWGYACSDIRGYLACLSILQDCYPERLGKLYIVHAPYIFMTVWKVVYPFIDKNTKKKIVFVEKKKMKSTLLEDIDESQLPDIYGGKLPLVYIQDG; via the exons atgGAAGTCAAAGActctaaaaatgaaattgagagGAGCAAAGTTGGAATCATGAGAGCTCTTGTTGAAAGAGAAGATCCCTCTGCTAAG GAAGTTGATGATTTGATGATTCGGAGATTTCTGCGAGCTCGTGATTTGGATATTGAGAAGGCTTCTACCTTGTTTTTGAAGTGCCTGAGCTGGAAGCGGGCATTTGTTCCTAATGGCTTTATATCGGAATCTGAGGTTACAACTCAACTCTCCCATAAAAAGTTCTGTATGCAAGGTCATGATAAGAAGGGACGCCCTATAGTCGTAGGCTTTGGTGGCAGACACAAACCTGATGAAGGGAGTATAGAGGAATTCAAGC GTTTTGTTGTCTACTGTCTGGAAAGAATATGTGCCAA AATGCCACAGGGGCAGGAAAAGTTTGTGGCCATTGGGGATCTTGATGGATGGGGATATGCCTGCAGTGACATTAGGGGATACTTGGCTTGCTTATCAATCTTGCAG GATTGCTATCCAGAGAGACTAGGCAAATTATATATAGTACACGCGCCTTACATATTCATGACTGTGTGGAAGGTTGTTTACCCATTTATCGACAAAAACACCAAAAAGAAG ATAGTATttgttgagaagaaaaaaatgaagtcCACTCTGCTTGAAGACATTGATGAGAGCCAGCTTCCTGATATATATGGAGGCAAACTGCCATTAGTCTATATACAAGACGGCTAA